The following are encoded together in the candidate division WOR-1 bacterium RIFOXYB2_FULL_36_35 genome:
- a CDS encoding 30S ribosomal protein S16: protein MAAKIKLQRKGKKGQPKYRFVVQEAKSKLSGNVIDILGEYDPLKEPSFFNINKEKAEYWLKKGAIPTEKVRDLLGKANILPPVDTSKLHKRKPKKEPQATEAPGETKPAEGTSKKEDPAKDSEQKSV, encoded by the coding sequence ATGGCTGCCAAAATTAAGCTACAGAGAAAAGGGAAAAAAGGACAACCAAAATATCGTTTTGTAGTACAAGAAGCAAAATCCAAATTATCAGGCAACGTAATAGACATCTTAGGAGAATACGATCCCCTAAAAGAACCTTCATTTTTTAATATTAATAAAGAAAAAGCAGAATATTGGCTCAAAAAGGGGGCTATTCCGACCGAAAAAGTCCGAGATCTTTTAGGAAAAGCAAATATACTTCCACCAGTAGATACATCAAAACTTCATAAACGTAAACCCAAAAAGGAACCTCAAGCAACTGAAGCTCCAGGCGAAACTAAGCCGGCAGAAGGAACTTCTAAAAAAGAAGATCCTGCTAAAGATTCAGAGCAAAAATCTGTTTAA
- a CDS encoding tRNA (guanosine(37)-N1)-methyltransferase TrmD, giving the protein MNFHILTLFPEMFKGPFSESLLQKAQEKKILLINLIDIRSFATDKHNKADDTTYGGGPGMVMKLEPILKAIENISHNHKNPRIIFMTPSGEKFTQEKAKELSMENNIVVLCGHYENIDQRILENIVTDEISMGDYVLTGGEIPAMALVDCVARLIPGVVKEEESVKNESFYDNLLDFPSYTKPEEYNGMKIPEMLKSGHHKKIREWRRKESLKSTFFRRPDLLAKANLTKEDRKILEEIIQNMGKEP; this is encoded by the coding sequence ATGAATTTTCATATTTTAACGCTCTTTCCTGAAATGTTTAAAGGGCCTTTTTCTGAAAGCCTTCTGCAAAAAGCTCAAGAAAAAAAGATCCTTTTAATAAACCTTATAGACATAAGATCTTTCGCAACCGATAAACATAATAAAGCAGATGATACAACATATGGCGGAGGCCCGGGAATGGTTATGAAGTTAGAGCCTATCTTAAAAGCTATAGAAAATATCTCCCATAACCATAAAAATCCCAGAATAATCTTTATGACCCCTTCCGGGGAAAAATTCACTCAAGAAAAAGCCAAAGAACTTTCAATGGAAAATAACATTGTAGTACTATGTGGCCATTACGAAAACATAGACCAACGAATTTTGGAAAACATAGTTACAGATGAAATAAGCATGGGAGATTATGTTTTAACAGGCGGGGAAATCCCTGCCATGGCGCTTGTAGACTGCGTCGCAAGGTTAATTCCTGGAGTTGTAAAAGAAGAGGAATCTGTAAAAAATGAATCTTTTTACGATAACTTATTAGATTTTCCAAGTTATACGAAGCCAGAAGAATATAATGGAATGAAAATTCCAGAGATGTTAAAATCAGGTCATCACAAAAAAATAAGAGAATGGCGCAGAAAAGAATCTCTAAAATCAACTTTTTTTAGAAGACCGGATCTCTTGGCAAAAGCAAATTTAACTAAAGAAGATAGGAAGATCCTTGAAGAAATAATACAGAATATGGGGAAGGAACCTTAA